Proteins encoded within one genomic window of Salmo trutta chromosome 11, fSalTru1.1, whole genome shotgun sequence:
- the LOC115201891 gene encoding zinc finger protein 214-like encodes MIESAEAEDPGVKLERSEGEEDPQHSRDIQTGMAEAPHVAREDPTAPAQPRTRSSIMEVSGMSNAVLKSETDTKTLTVTHSLLHTGCDHRSDPKRPGCPPAPGSEYLPVFQQSQRTVNSRGDGNSLDTSGDDPSCSYATEMDPGNISLGLETQTDLSRGDWNQYSSSVYSEGCLDKKGEGLVLDEVTMKVEGDVPPTWNADSHLGDGHSQGRDVLNYRRSLETNPNVTTHSPLHTFRDHDPVSTSMGPSDSHSRVLFDQVLNSNDRAKAQTQGGGATSGNSKEKRFLCMFCNKGFSCLQKVEVHQRIHTGVKPFSCTQCHMRFAQAGTLKRHQRVHTGVKPFSCTQCHMRFAQAGDLKRHHRVHTGEKPYSCPQCEKRFTRQHQLKMHMKVHTGERPFACTHCGKRFSDRSYLRIHQQKKHSTQ; translated from the exons atgatagag TCTGCAGAGGCTGAAGATCCTGGTGTCAAGCTAGAGaggtctgaaggagaggaggacccaCAGCACAGCAGAGACATCCAAACTGGAATGGCTGAAGCGCCCCATGTAGCCAGAGAAGACCCCACCGCCCCAGCACAGCCAAGGACCCGAAGCAGCATCATGGAGGTCAGTGGAATGTCGAACGCCGTcctcaagtcagagacagacaccaaGACTTTAACTGTAACACACAGTCTCTTACACACAGGATGTGACCACAGATCAGACCCAAAGAGACCGGGCTGTCCTCCTGCTCCCGGCTCAGAGTACTTACCAGTATTTCAACAGAGCCAGAGAACGGTTAATTCCCGTGGAGATGGTAACTCGTTAGACACTAGTGGTGATGATCCATCTTGTTCTTATGctacagagatggaccctggcaacatatccttgggtttagagacacagactgatctgtctagaggggactggaaccagtacagtagtagtgtatactctgaagggtgcctagataagaaaggggaggGTCTGGTCTTAGATGAAGTGACCATGAAAGTGGAGGGCGACGTTCCTCCCACGTGGAATGCAGATAGCCACCTAGGAGACGGACACTCACAGGGCAGAGATGTCTTAAATTACAGGAGAAGCTTAGAGACAAATCCAAATGTCACgacccactcccctttacacaCGTTCAGGGATCATGACCCAGTGTCCACGTCGATGGGGCCTTCCGATTCACACAGCCGTGTCCTTttcgatcaggtattgaactcaaacgACAGGGCTAAAGCCCAGACTCAGGGAGGGGGAGCCACATCAGGCAATAgtaaagagaaacggttcctctgcatgttctgtaacaaaggcttcagctgcctCCAGAAGGTGGAGGTCCACCAGAGGATCCACACAGGggtgaaacccttcagctgtacccagtgtcatatGCGCTTCGCCCAGGCTGGCACCTTGAAGagacaccagagggtccacacaggggtgaaacccttcagctgtacccagtgtcacatgcgctttgcccaggctggtgacctgaagaggcaccatagggtccacacaggggagaaaccatacagctgcccccagtgtgagaagagatTTACCCGCCAGCACCAGCTGAAGATGCACAtgaaggtccacacgggagaaAGGCCGTTCGCCTGTACGCATTGTGGGAAGAGATTCTCAGATaggagctacctcaggatacaccagcagaaaaaacaTTCCACTCAATAG